A window of Acidimicrobiales bacterium genomic DNA:
CCCCGGGACGGGCCCCGGGCCCCGGTGCCCCGCGCACGGGAGCCCGTCCCGCCCCGCCAAGGGCGCAGCCCGTCGTCGTCGAACGGTCGCACCGCGTCCGTTCTGCGTTGGGGTTGCTCGGCGTGGCCGTGCTGGTGGGGACGATCGTGGCCGGCCTGATCACCGTGGCGATCTTCGCCATCAGCGTGGCGCTGAGGCGGGCGGTCGGCTGACTGCGAAAGACGTCAGGTGCGGTTGAACCGGCCGAAGCGGGCGCCGTTGGGGCCGACGCCGCCCGGCCCGCCGGCCGCGTCCCCCGGCGCACCGGCGAGGACCGCGTCCGGTTTGGGCGCCGCGTCCTCCTCGGGACGGGGCGCGACTGCGGCGGGCGGCTTGGGCGTCGAGGGGTCGACGGGCAGCACCTCGACCTTGTAGTAGGTCTTGACCTCGAGGGGCACCTCGTGCAGACGCCACACCCGCGCGTCCATCACGTGCTCCTGGTTGCGCAGGTGCTCCACGAACCGAACCGCCTCCTCGAGGCTCTCGGTGGGGTGGTACCCCGGCTTCCCCTCGGCACTGCGGAAGTTCACCAGAAACGACATGTGCCTCTCCTTTCCCCGAGTTTCTCGGCTCGGGGGCGGGAGGGCTTGAGCGGCGTCCGCCCTTAGGTCTTGAGCGCCAGGTGCACGACGTAGCGGAACCGGGCCGACCCCGGCGGGTGGCACGCGAAGAGCGTGGCGGTGGGCGTCGGCGTCTGGTCCACGATGTGCAGCGCCTTGGGGGTCACGACCTCCGAGCCGGTGACCGTGTAGACGCTCCGGTTGCCGTTGACGTTGAAGATCACCTCGTCGCCCGGCGCCAGCTGGTCGATGTTGCGGAACGGTTTGCTGTGGGTGACGCGGTGGCCGGCGAAGACGGAGTTCCCGACCTCGCCGGGGAGGGCGGTGCCGGGCCAGTGGCTCGGGCCGCGGTCGATGGAGCGCAGGCTGATGCCCTGGAAGATCCGGTGGTTGAGGCCGATCTTGGGGATCTCGATGGTCCCCAGCTCGATCATGGGCTCGTTGGCGTAGGGGTTCGACGGGACCCGGGCCGGCGTCCTCGCCGCCGGCGCGGCGGTGACGGGGACGGGGACGGTGGCCACCGTCGTGGGCGGCACCGTCGTGGTGGTGGTCTCGGGCACGAACCCGCGCAGGCCGGGGTCGTCGGGGACGGCCGCCGCCTGCTCCTCGTGGTGCAGCCAGACGGCCCCCGTCCCGGAGAAGAACAGGCCCAGGCAGAGCACCAGGGCCAGCCGCCGAGTCGATCTCATGGAGAACAGTGTGCACCACCGTCAAGGGCCGGAACGGCGCGGCGGGGGCCGGGTGGCACGTTCGGTGCGAACCGGTCAACACTGCCCTCATGGGCAGGCGGAGCCAGCCGGACGCCGCTCCGTCGCACGACGAGGCACGCCGGCGCGCGGCAGCCGCCGAGGCCGGCCACGTCGGCGACGAGAGCACCGCCCGGCGCCTCCTGGGCGACCGGTCGGGGCGGGTGCGGGCGACCGCCCTGGCCGCCCTGGCCCGCCTGGGACGGGCCGGAGCGGCCGACGTGGCAACGGGCCTCGCCGACGCCGACCCGCTCGTCCGCCGGCGGGCGTGCGCGGTGGCGGCGACGGCGGCTGACGTCGACCCGCTCGCCCTCGTCCCCCTCCTCGACGACCCCGACCCCCTGGTGGCCGAGGCCGCGGCCTGGGCGCTGGGCGAGCGGGGGGCGGAGTCCGCCGGCGCCGTCGAGGCCCTGGTCCGGGTGGCGTCGGCAGCCGAGGATGCCCTCTGCCGCGAGGCGGCGGTGGCCGCCCTCGGCGCCGTCGGCGACCCCGCCGGGCTGCCCGCCGTGCTCGGCGCCACCACCGACAAGCCGGCCGTCCGCCGCCGGGCCGTGATCGCCCTCGCCGCCTTCGAGGGCCCCGAGGTCGAGGCCGCCCTGCGCCGGGCCCTGGAGGACCGCGACTGGCAGGTCCGTCAGGCGGCCGAGGACCTGCTGGCCGGGGGGGACGGGTGACCAACGCTTCCTGGGCCGAGCGCGACGCCGCCGTCGTGTGGCACGGCTTCACCCAGATGGCGGGTTTCCTCGACGAGTGCCCCGTCGTCGTGGACCGGGCCGAGGGCCACGAGCTGGTCGACGCCGAGGGCAACCGCTACCTCGACGCCATCTCGTCGCTGTGGGTGACGACGCTCGGGCACCGGGTGCCCGCTCTCGACGACGCCGTCCGCGCCCAGCTCGACCGCGTCGCCCACTCCACGCTGCTCGGGCACGGCAACACGGTGGTGGTGGAGCTGGCCGAGGCGCTGGCGGCCGTGGTCCCCGTGGACCGCCCCCACGTCATGTTCGCGTCCGACGGCGCGGCGGCCGTCGAGCAGGCCCTCAAGATGGCGTTCCAGCTCCGCGTCAACGAGGGGCAGCCGGGACGGCGGGGGTTCCTCGCCTTCGAGGGCGGCTACCACGGCGACAGCATCGGGGCCATGTCGCTCGGCGGATCGGGCTTCGGGGCCGACGTGTTCGCGCCGCTGCGCTTCCCGGTGCTGCGGGCGCCCGGCTTCGACGACCCGTCCGCCGTCCGGGTGGCCACCACCCTGGTCGACCGCCACGCGGCCGACCTGACCGCCGTGGTCGTCGAGCCCCTGGTCCAGGGGGCGGCCGGGATGCTGACCGCCCCGCCCGAGGACTTCGCCGCCCTGGGCCGGGCGTGCCGGGACGCCGACGTGCTGTTGGTGTGCGACGAGGTGGCCACCGGGTTCGGCCGCACCGGCACGCTGTTCGCCTCCGAGCAGTGCGGGCTGCGGCCCGACCTCCTCGTGCTGGGGAAGGGCCTCACCGGCGGGTACCTGCCGATGTCGGCGACGGTGGCGTCGGGCCGGGTGTTCGACGCCTTCCTCGGCCCCGACCCCGCTCCGGTCACGTTCCTCCACGGCCACTCCTACGGCGGCAACGCGCTGGCGGCGGCAGTGGCGCTGCGCCACCTGGCGCTGTTGGAGGAGCTGGACGTGCTGGCCAACGTCGCCGCCCGGTCGGCGCAGCTGCGCTCGGCGCTCGACGCCCGCCTCGCTCCGTCACCGGCGGTGCGGTCCGTCCGGGTGCAGGGGTTGATGGCGGGCGTGGAGCTGGCGCCGCCCGGGCCGGCCGAGCGGTGGGGTCGCCGGGTGTGCGCCGCCGCCGTCCGGGCCGGCGTGCTGCTGCGGCCCCTGGGTGACGTGATCGTCGTGATGCCCCCGCTGACCGTCTCGGCCGCCGAGGTGGACCGGATCGTCGACGTGCTGGAGGCGGCGGTGGCGGAGGTCGCCGGCGGGTGACGGGCGGCGACCTCCGACCCGACGGACCGGCCTCGACCAGCTCCGGGTCGCCGGGCGAGCAGCGGGTCCCACCCCTGCTGGCGGGCGGGTGGGCGGCATGGGCGGCGGCCGAGGCGGCGGCGCTGCGGGCGGCCGGGCGGTGGCGCTCGGTGCGTGACCTCGACGGCCCCGGTCCGGCCACGACCGTCGCCGGGGGTCGACCGGTCGTCTCCTTCGCGTCCAACGACTACCTGGGGCTGTCCCGGCACCCGGCCGTCGTGGCCGCCGCCCACGACGCCCTCGACCGGTGGGGGGCGGGCGCCGGGTCGGCGCGTCTCGTCGCCGGGGCCCGCCCGCTGCACCGCCGCCTGGAGGAGTCGCTGGCGGCGTGGAAGGGCACCGAGGCGGCGGTGCTCTTCCCGACCGGCTACGCCGCCAACCTCGGGGTGCTGGGCGTGGTGGGCGGTCCGGGCGTCACCGTCGTGAGCGACGAGCTGAACCACGCGTCGATCGTCGACGGCTGCCGCCTGTCCCGTTCGCGCGTCGTCGTGACGGCCCACCTCGACGTGGCGGCCGTCCAACGGGCCCTGCGCCGGACGACGGGCCGGGCCGTCGTCGTGACCGAGTCGGTCTTCTCGATGGACGGCGACCTGGCACCGCTCGACGACCTGGCCGCCGTGTGCCGGCGCGCGGGTGCGCTCCTCGTGGTGGACGAGGCCCACGCCGTGCTCGGACCCGACGTCCCCGCCTCCGCCGGTGTGCTCCGCATCGGGACCCTGTCGAAGGCGCTCGGGTCGCTCGGCGGCTTCGCCGCCGGGCCCGCCGCTCTCTGCGAACTGCTGGTGAACCGGGCCCGCACCTTCGTGTTCACCACCGCGTCGACCCCGGCCGACACCGCCGCCGGCCTGGCCGCCGTCGAGGTCGTCCGCTCGGCCGAGGGCGACGCCCTGCGGGCGCGCCTGCGGGCCAACGTCGACCGGCTCCGGCCCGGGCACCCGAGCCCCATCGTCCCCGTCGTCGTGGGCGACGAGGAGGCGGCGCTCGGCGCGTCCCGTTCGCTGCTCGACGCCGGGCTGCTCGTCCCCGCCATCCGCCCGCCGACCGTGCCGCCGGGGACGTCGCGCCTGCGGGTGTCGCTCAGCGCGGCCCACACCGCCGACCAGGTCGACCGGCTGGCCGCCGCCCTCGCCGCCCTCGGCCCGTCGCCCCGCCGTCCCGCACGGTCCGGGGCCCGGCCCCGGCGGCTGGTGGTCGTGCTCGGGACGGGCACCGGGGTGGGGAAGACGTGGGTGGCGGCGTCGCTCGCCCGGGTGCTCCGGGAGCGGGGCCGGTCGGTGGCGGCCCGCAAGCCGGTCCAGTCGTTCGAGCCCGGCGACGCCCTCACCGATGCCGATGTCCTGGCGTGCGCCACCGGCGTGGAGCCGGCCGAGGTGTGCCCCCCGCACCGCTGGTACGAGGTGGCCATGGCGCCGCCCATGGCAGCCGAGGCGCTCGGGCGCCCGCCGTTCTCGCTGGCCGACCTGATCGACGAGCTGGCCTGGCCGGAGGCCGACTGGGGGCTGGTCGAGGGCGTGGGCGGGCCCCGGTCGCCGGTGGCGGCCGACGCCGACAACGTGGCGCTGGCGCGGGCGCTGCGGCCCGACGCCGTCGTGCTGGTGGCCCCGGCCGGGCTGGGGGCCGTCAACGCCGTCCTCCTCGCCACCGACGCGCTGGCCCAGACCCCCGTGGTGGTCCTCAACCGCTACGAAGGCGGCGACCCCGTGCACGCCGGCAACCGCCGTTGGCTCGAGTCGCGTGGCATGGAGGTGGTCACCGCCGTGGACGAGCTGGTCGGCGCCCTCGGCTGATCCCTTCCGTGACCGGTCAGGGTGCGCCGTGGTGGCGGCAGCGGGCCGTCCAGCCCGCCGGGGTCACCCGCACGGCCAGGCGCCGACCGCACCGCGGGCAGAACCGGGGCGGGTCGAGCGGCCGCCGGCACGACCCGTCGCACGCCGCCGCGTGCTGTCCGCACCCGGTGCAGTGGCCGGCGCCCGGGGTCACCACACCTTCGACAGGACCCCCACCGGCATGCCCAGGTCGGCGAGCATGGCCAGGTCGTCGGCCGGCGGGCGGCCGAGGGTGGTGAGGTAGTTGCCGACGATGAGGGCGTTGATCCCCGCCGTCATGCCCATGGCCTGGAGGTCGCGGAGGGTCACCTCGCGGCCCCCGGCGTAGCGGAGGACCACCCCGGGCAGCGCCAGCCGGAACAGGGCGATCCAGCGGATGGCCTGGAGCGGCTCGACCGGGCGGCGCCCGGCGAGCGGCGTCCCCGGGCGGGGGTTCAAGAAGTTGACCGGAACCTCGGCCGGGTCGACCTCGCGCAGCTGCCCGAGCAGCTCGACGCGCTGGTCGTCGCTCTCACCCATGCCGAGGAGGACGCCGCAGCACAGCTCCATGCCGGCGTCGCGGACCAGGCGGCAGGTCGTGAAGCGCTCGTCCCACGTGTGGGTGGTGACGACCTGGTCGAAGAACGACCGGGCCGTCTCCAGGTTGTGGTTGTAGCGGTGGGTCCCGGCGGCGGCCAGGCGGGCGGCCTGCGACTCGTCTAGGATGCCGGCGCTCACCGCCACGTCGAGCCCGGTTTCCCGGCGGACGAGCGGGACGAGGGACTCCAGGCGGCGCATCGTCCGCTCGTCGGGCCCCCGCACGGCGAGCACCAGGCAGAACTCCGAGGCGCCCAGGGCCGCCGTCTCCCGGGCGGCGGCGAGGACCTCGGCCGTGTCCAGGAAGGGGGTCGCCAGCACCGGGGAGTCGAACCGGGCCGACTGGCTGCAGAACGAGCAGTCCTCGGGGCACCCTCCCGTCTTGGCCGAGAGGATCCCCTCCACCTCGACCTCGGGCCCGCACCAGGCGAGGCGCACCTCGTGGGCCACGGCGGCCAGCGACGGCACCGACTCGGCCGGCAGCGCCGCCAGGGCCCGCACCTCCTCGAGGGACAGCTGCCGGCGCTCGTCCACCAACGCCGCCGACGCGGCAGCCAGCAGGGCCCGAGCCGTCATCGGACCGGAGGCTACCGGCGCCCGATCCCGCCCTGCCCGTCCGCTCGGCAGTTCCGGCGGCGAATCGGGGCGCATCCCGCCACTCCTTGCCGCCAGAACGCGGCCGGCGCCCGGCTCGGCGCGCCAGTCCCGCCGGCCGACGGCCCGCCGGAAGCCGCCGCAGGCGGCCCCTTCGGCTGGCGGCCGACAAGCAGCAGTGCGGGGGGTGGCCGGCTCCGCCGGCCACCCCCCGCCCGATCAAGTTCGCCGAGGAAGCT
This region includes:
- a CDS encoding class E sortase gives rise to the protein MRSTRRLALVLCLGLFFSGTGAVWLHHEEQAAAVPDDPGLRGFVPETTTTTVPPTTVATVPVPVTAAPAARTPARVPSNPYANEPMIELGTIEIPKIGLNHRIFQGISLRSIDRGPSHWPGTALPGEVGNSVFAGHRVTHSKPFRNIDQLAPGDEVIFNVNGNRSVYTVTGSEVVTPKALHIVDQTPTPTATLFACHPPGSARFRYVVHLALKT
- a CDS encoding HEAT repeat domain-containing protein, yielding MGRRSQPDAAPSHDEARRRAAAAEAGHVGDESTARRLLGDRSGRVRATALAALARLGRAGAADVATGLADADPLVRRRACAVAATAADVDPLALVPLLDDPDPLVAEAAAWALGERGAESAGAVEALVRVASAAEDALCREAAVAALGAVGDPAGLPAVLGATTDKPAVRRRAVIALAAFEGPEVEAALRRALEDRDWQVRQAAEDLLAGGDG
- the bioA gene encoding adenosylmethionine--8-amino-7-oxononanoate transaminase; the protein is MTNASWAERDAAVVWHGFTQMAGFLDECPVVVDRAEGHELVDAEGNRYLDAISSLWVTTLGHRVPALDDAVRAQLDRVAHSTLLGHGNTVVVELAEALAAVVPVDRPHVMFASDGAAAVEQALKMAFQLRVNEGQPGRRGFLAFEGGYHGDSIGAMSLGGSGFGADVFAPLRFPVLRAPGFDDPSAVRVATTLVDRHAADLTAVVVEPLVQGAAGMLTAPPEDFAALGRACRDADVLLVCDEVATGFGRTGTLFASEQCGLRPDLLVLGKGLTGGYLPMSATVASGRVFDAFLGPDPAPVTFLHGHSYGGNALAAAVALRHLALLEELDVLANVAARSAQLRSALDARLAPSPAVRSVRVQGLMAGVELAPPGPAERWGRRVCAAAVRAGVLLRPLGDVIVVMPPLTVSAAEVDRIVDVLEAAVAEVAGG
- a CDS encoding aminotransferase class I/II-fold pyridoxal phosphate-dependent enzyme, translating into MTGGDLRPDGPASTSSGSPGEQRVPPLLAGGWAAWAAAEAAALRAAGRWRSVRDLDGPGPATTVAGGRPVVSFASNDYLGLSRHPAVVAAAHDALDRWGAGAGSARLVAGARPLHRRLEESLAAWKGTEAAVLFPTGYAANLGVLGVVGGPGVTVVSDELNHASIVDGCRLSRSRVVVTAHLDVAAVQRALRRTTGRAVVVTESVFSMDGDLAPLDDLAAVCRRAGALLVVDEAHAVLGPDVPASAGVLRIGTLSKALGSLGGFAAGPAALCELLVNRARTFVFTTASTPADTAAGLAAVEVVRSAEGDALRARLRANVDRLRPGHPSPIVPVVVGDEEAALGASRSLLDAGLLVPAIRPPTVPPGTSRLRVSLSAAHTADQVDRLAAALAALGPSPRRPARSGARPRRLVVVLGTGTGVGKTWVAASLARVLRERGRSVAARKPVQSFEPGDALTDADVLACATGVEPAEVCPPHRWYEVAMAPPMAAEALGRPPFSLADLIDELAWPEADWGLVEGVGGPRSPVAADADNVALARALRPDAVVLVAPAGLGAVNAVLLATDALAQTPVVVLNRYEGGDPVHAGNRRWLESRGMEVVTAVDELVGALG
- the bioB gene encoding biotin synthase BioB is translated as MTARALLAAASAALVDERRQLSLEEVRALAALPAESVPSLAAVAHEVRLAWCGPEVEVEGILSAKTGGCPEDCSFCSQSARFDSPVLATPFLDTAEVLAAARETAALGASEFCLVLAVRGPDERTMRRLESLVPLVRRETGLDVAVSAGILDESQAARLAAAGTHRYNHNLETARSFFDQVVTTHTWDERFTTCRLVRDAGMELCCGVLLGMGESDDQRVELLGQLREVDPAEVPVNFLNPRPGTPLAGRRPVEPLQAIRWIALFRLALPGVVLRYAGGREVTLRDLQAMGMTAGINALIVGNYLTTLGRPPADDLAMLADLGMPVGVLSKVW